The Gemmatimonas aurantiaca T-27 DNA segment GCGACGGACACCGCCTGGACCGCGGTTGGTGTGTCCCGCGTGGGCGCACCGACCCAGCAGTTGGTGACGGTGGGTGAAGGCAGCAAGGCCACGCTGCCCAACGGCATGGAAGTGAGCCCCGATCGTGCGCCGCGTTGGCTCGAACAGCAGGATGCACTGCTCATCGGTCTGCGCGTGGCCACGCCGCCGCTGCCACGCAGCGAACAACTGGAAGACGATGATCGTCCAACGCTGATCCTGTGGCACCACAAGGACCCGCGCCTCCAGAGCATGCAGTTGGTGCAGGAGCAGGCCGACAAGGGCTTCTCTTTCATGGCCACGTATCTGCCGGCCACTCAGCAGGTCGTGCAACTCACGAACGCCGAAGTACGCACGGGCACCGTGGGCGCACACGACCGCTGGCTGTTGAGCAGCGAAAGCCAGCCGTACGAGCGGCAGGCCAGTGTGGACGGCATCCAGTTCCGCGATCTCTATCTCACCGATGTACGCACGGGCAATCGGGTGCCGGTGAAGCAGCGGATGGTTGGCACGTCGTCGCTGTCGCCGGATGGCCGCACGGTGCTTTTCTGGAATGACGGCAACTTCCATGCGTACGACGTGGCGACGAAGAATGTCACCAACCTCACCGCTGGTGCGCCGACGTCGTTCATCGACACCGAAGACGATCACAATGTCGATCGTCCGTCCACGGACTTCATCGACTGGAGCCGTGACGGCCGCTTCGTGCTGATCAGCGACAACTACGATGTGTGGCGTGTGGGTCTGGGCGGCAAGAGCTGGGCGAACCTCACTGGCAACGGACGTGCGGAGCGTATTCGCTACAACCGGGTGGTGCGCACCGATCCGACCGACCGCACGATCGACCTGACCAAGCCGGTCTACATCGTGGCGATGCAGGCCCGCACGAAGAAAGAATCGGTGGTGCGTATCGATCCGGCGAAAAATGGCGTGGTATCGGTCACCGGGTGGCGTGACGCGCGGTACGCACCGATTCGGGCGAAGAACGCCGACGTGTGGGTGTCCACCATTCAGACGTCGACACGCTTCCCGGACTACTGGCGCGTGAGCTTCGGCGCCAATGCACTCGCCGATTCCGTGCGTCTGTCCGATGCCAACCCGAATCTGAACGGTGTGGCGTGGTCGGCCGGTTCGCGTCTGGTGAACTACGTGACGGAGAAGGGCGATTCGCTGCAGGGCGCGCTGTACCTGCCGGCCGGCTATCAGGAAGGCAAGCAGTACCCGACGCTCACGTTCATCTACGAGTTGCAGTCGGACAATCTCAATTCGTTCTATTCGCCGACGTTCTCGAGCTCACCGAACGCGCTGATCGGCGTGCACACCTCGCGTGGGTATGCGGTGTTCCTGCCGGACATCGTGTACAAGCTGAACGACCCCGGCATGAGCGCGGTGTGGAGTGTGGTGCCGGCCGTGAAGGCAGCCATTCGCACTGGCGTCGTGGATTCGGCCAACGTGGGTCTGCACGGCCATTCGTGGGGCGGTTACCAGACGTCGTTCCTAGTCACGCAGACGAACATCTTCAAGAGTGCCGTGGCTGGTGCGCCGCTCACCGACATGATCAGCATGTACAGCTCGGTGTACTGGAACACCGGTGGTGCGAACCAAGGCATTTTCCAGAGCTCGCAGGGCCGTTTCAAGGGCAACTTCATCGAGAATCGTGAAGCGTACGAGCGCAATTCCCCGAACCGGTTTGCCGACAAGGTGAAGACGCCGCTGGTCATCCTGCACGACGACAAGGATGGCGCGGTCGATTTCAATCAGGGCATCACGTACTACAACACGCTGCGCCAGCTCAACAAGGACGTGATCCTGCTGGAATACGTGGGCGAGAACCACGGCCTGTCGCAGCTACGCAATCGTCGCGACTACTCACAGCGCCTGATGGAGTACTGGGACTCGTATCTCAAGGGTCAGCCGGCGCCGGAGTGGCTGAAGAACGGCATTCCGCGGCTCAAGATGGATGAGCACCTGCGGGATCAGAAGAAGAAGCTGGATCCGAAGAAGGTCGCGATGTGAAGTAAGGGGCAGTAAGGAAGGGGTTTGATATCAAGAGGGAGCAGGGAGGAGTTGGAGAGATCGCGGGAGGCAGGTCACGGCTTCCCGCGCCCCCGACTCCTCCCTGCTCCCTTTTTTGGCATGCCCGATAAAACCCGAATGAACCAGTTCCGTATAATTCCGAGTGTTCTTATCCTTGTTCACTGTTGATACTTCATCTCGTTAGATGAAAGTCGTTCTCAACCAACACGGAGGCTAGCATGGCGGAAGAATTTCCGCACGTGCACGAGGAGATGCTGTTTGAATCGCGCCGCGGGTTCGTGCGCTGCTGCCGAGCGTGCGGCGCGTTCGAATTGCGGTTCGGTAACGCCATCCTCTCGATGAACGCCGCCGACCTCTCTGCCCTTACCGACACCGTCGCCGCCTACGATACCGGCCGCATGCGACCCGGTAGCACCCCCAGCGATCACGCCGTGATCTGGCTCGGGCACAATGGCGCGGGATTCCGGTTCCGCAGGGAAGAGGTCGCCGAACTCCACCGTCTCCTCGCCGGAGCCCGACTCTTTGCCAATCTCGGGCAGGACGAGGACCCAGAGGACGCCCCCATTCTCGAAGATCCCACCGATGCCGCCTTCCGGCGGTGGTCACCCCTGGAGGAAGACTCATGAGCCGCGTTGGTCCCCGTCTGAAGATCATTCGTCGTCTGGGCATTCAGTTGCCCGGCCTTACGGCCAAGGACGCCGAGCGCCGGCCCTATCCGCCCGGTCAGCACGGTCAGTCCACCGCGCGTCGTCGCAAGGTCAGCCTCTATCGTCTGCGTCTCGAGGCCAAGCAGGCCTTGCGCTTCTACTACGGCATCTCCGAGAACCAGCTCCGCCGAACCTACGCCATGGCGAAGACCCGCCCGGGCCGTACGGGTGACGTGATGCTCGCGATGCTGGAAGCGCGCCTCGACAACGTGGTCTTCCGACTGGGCTTTGCCCGCACCATCCCGGCCGCCCGTCAGCTCGTGGTACACGGTCATGTGTACGTGAACGGCAGCCGCGTGGACCGTCCGGGCTATCGCCTGCGCACGGGCGAAATGATCAAGCTCGATCCGCGCATGGCGGAGAACCCGCACGTCCAGGAGCAGTTGCAGCGTGGCCCGCAGGTCAAGCTGCCGGGCTGGCTGGCCAAGACGGATGATGCGCCGCTGGAAGGCCGCATGATCGCGCCGCCGACGCGCGAGA contains these protein-coding regions:
- a CDS encoding S9 family peptidase — protein: MSSPHRRSRPLLRSVLLSNAAVLAATLAVATATPLTPLTAQGATHPITAADISAWKTIRGATLSHDGAWFAYLVVPNEGDAEVVVKQTAAGGKELRFPVGEVPAGGGGPGAGGSVASLQLAGDGKWVAMLVYPKAAEQKRLRQQRRPVVSKALVVNLATGDKREFDRVRRVAFGGDTPQWLAMQAFGPDAPAGGGGAGGAGGPAPGAPGMGGNPLGGGGGRVEGTDMLLYELGTSALFNVGNVADFAFDNKGRWLAYAIDAREQAGNGVQLRELATGVVKSIDAGKALYRRLAWSDTLNALAFVKGTADSAATDTAWTAVGVSRVGAPTQQLVTVGEGSKATLPNGMEVSPDRAPRWLEQQDALLIGLRVATPPLPRSEQLEDDDRPTLILWHHKDPRLQSMQLVQEQADKGFSFMATYLPATQQVVQLTNAEVRTGTVGAHDRWLLSSESQPYERQASVDGIQFRDLYLTDVRTGNRVPVKQRMVGTSSLSPDGRTVLFWNDGNFHAYDVATKNVTNLTAGAPTSFIDTEDDHNVDRPSTDFIDWSRDGRFVLISDNYDVWRVGLGGKSWANLTGNGRAERIRYNRVVRTDPTDRTIDLTKPVYIVAMQARTKKESVVRIDPAKNGVVSVTGWRDARYAPIRAKNADVWVSTIQTSTRFPDYWRVSFGANALADSVRLSDANPNLNGVAWSAGSRLVNYVTEKGDSLQGALYLPAGYQEGKQYPTLTFIYELQSDNLNSFYSPTFSSSPNALIGVHTSRGYAVFLPDIVYKLNDPGMSAVWSVVPAVKAAIRTGVVDSANVGLHGHSWGGYQTSFLVTQTNIFKSAVAGAPLTDMISMYSSVYWNTGGANQGIFQSSQGRFKGNFIENREAYERNSPNRFADKVKTPLVILHDDKDGAVDFNQGITYYNTLRQLNKDVILLEYVGENHGLSQLRNRRDYSQRLMEYWDSYLKGQPAPEWLKNGIPRLKMDEHLRDQKKKLDPKKVAM
- the rpsD gene encoding 30S ribosomal protein S4, yielding MSRVGPRLKIIRRLGIQLPGLTAKDAERRPYPPGQHGQSTARRRKVSLYRLRLEAKQALRFYYGISENQLRRTYAMAKTRPGRTGDVMLAMLEARLDNVVFRLGFARTIPAARQLVVHGHVYVNGSRVDRPGYRLRTGEMIKLDPRMAENPHVQEQLQRGPQVKLPGWLAKTDDAPLEGRMIAPPTRESVPFACNDAAIVEYYAR